Proteins encoded by one window of Chondromyces crocatus:
- a CDS encoding S49 family peptidase, translated as MARLSFAGVQEVGRLLGAVRKAGKPVVCHADEYNNGTMLLAAAGCSKLWLSPAGQVDTVGIAAQLLFAKGLLDKLNISADYLQVGKFKGASEPFTRESASPEARASLQGALGGVRAAWIATIVEGRRSGDDKGLEAALENGPYSPAEAVELGLVDAIGDLGEARSDAEALAGVEQTVARFGGSGRDASVPRGLVDIYRSLSGASAVGEPHVTIVPAAGSIAMSSGASPLGGSDGIGERELGRVIARLANDKSTKAVVLRIDSPGGSALASDLLWKRLMKLREEKPLVVSIGGMAASGGYYLACAGTKILAEETSIIGSIGVVGGKLAVGHALASVGVHAETVAANPDPLRANRAAYMSMLTPWDDATRARVLTSIQSIYDLFLERIAAGRGVAVETISPSAEGRLFSGAQAKQRGLVDEMGGLDEAVRVALDLAKLPGGTPVEIERDDMSFLDMLAASDVDEDDSGDAHRGVDALQTHARRVVVDALASAWLVPLPELGTFVGSFAPLLSGERALAALPFAVVLR; from the coding sequence ATGGCGCGCCTGTCTTTCGCGGGTGTCCAGGAAGTGGGTCGGCTGCTCGGCGCAGTGCGCAAGGCGGGCAAGCCCGTGGTGTGCCATGCGGACGAGTACAACAACGGGACGATGCTTCTCGCCGCCGCGGGGTGCAGCAAGCTGTGGCTCAGTCCCGCGGGGCAGGTGGATACGGTGGGCATTGCGGCACAGCTGCTCTTTGCCAAGGGGCTGCTCGACAAGCTCAACATCAGCGCTGATTACCTGCAGGTAGGGAAGTTCAAGGGCGCGAGCGAGCCATTCACGCGAGAGAGCGCCAGCCCCGAGGCTCGCGCATCCTTGCAAGGTGCCCTCGGGGGGGTTCGGGCCGCGTGGATTGCGACCATCGTCGAAGGGCGACGCTCTGGCGACGACAAGGGCCTCGAAGCTGCCCTGGAGAACGGCCCCTATTCACCCGCGGAAGCGGTGGAGCTGGGTCTGGTCGATGCGATCGGGGATCTGGGCGAGGCCCGCAGTGATGCAGAGGCGCTGGCGGGCGTGGAGCAGACCGTGGCGCGCTTCGGGGGTAGTGGGCGGGATGCAAGCGTTCCGCGGGGGCTCGTGGACATCTACCGCTCGCTCTCGGGAGCCAGCGCCGTCGGTGAGCCGCATGTCACCATCGTGCCTGCCGCGGGAAGCATCGCCATGAGTTCGGGGGCGTCGCCCCTCGGCGGGAGCGATGGCATCGGAGAGCGGGAGCTCGGCCGTGTGATCGCCCGTCTGGCGAATGACAAGTCCACGAAGGCGGTGGTGCTGCGTATCGACTCGCCTGGAGGCTCGGCCCTCGCCTCGGATCTGCTCTGGAAGCGGCTGATGAAGCTACGCGAGGAAAAGCCGCTGGTCGTCTCGATCGGGGGGATGGCTGCGAGTGGTGGGTATTACCTTGCATGTGCGGGCACCAAGATCCTTGCAGAGGAGACGAGCATCATTGGATCCATCGGTGTCGTCGGGGGCAAGCTTGCGGTAGGGCATGCGCTTGCTTCTGTGGGCGTCCATGCGGAGACGGTCGCGGCCAATCCCGATCCTTTGCGTGCGAATCGTGCAGCCTACATGTCCATGCTCACGCCCTGGGACGACGCCACGCGTGCAAGGGTGTTGACGTCGATCCAATCCATCTACGATCTGTTCCTGGAACGTATTGCGGCTGGACGAGGGGTCGCCGTGGAAACCATCTCACCTTCGGCCGAAGGACGGTTGTTCAGCGGCGCGCAAGCCAAGCAGCGTGGCCTCGTCGACGAGATGGGTGGACTCGACGAAGCCGTGCGGGTGGCGCTCGACCTCGCAAAGCTACCGGGTGGGACGCCGGTGGAGATCGAGCGGGACGACATGAGCTTCCTCGACATGCTGGCTGCGAGTGACGTGGACGAGGACGACTCCGGAGACGCTCATCGGGGGGTCGATGCGCTGCAGACCCACGCGCGTCGTGTGGTCGTCGATGCGCTCGCCTCGGCGTGGCTGGTGCCGCTTCCCGAGCTGGGCACGTTCGTCGGCTCGTTCGCTCCCCTCTTGTCGGGAGAACGTGCCCTGGCGGCGCTGCCTTTCGCGGTGGTATTGCGGTGA